CACATGGACGAGATCGGCTTCATCGTCACCCACGTGGATGACAAGGGCTTCATCCGCTTCAATCCCCTCGGCGGCTTCGATGCGAAGGCGCTGACCTCGCAGCGCGTCATCGTCCACGGGAAGAAGGACGTGCTCGGCGTGATGGGCGCGAAGCCGACCCACATCATGCAGCCGGAAGACCGCAACAAGCCGGCGAAGATCACCGACTACTTCATCGACACCGGCCTGCCAAAGAAGGAAGTGGACAAGCTGGTGGAGGTGGGAAATCCCGTCACGCGCTGGAGCCCGCTGCTCGAGATGGGCGAGTGCGTGAACGTGAAGTCGCTCGACAACCGCGTGTGCGTTTACCTCCTCATCGAGGCGCTGCGCACTCTGGCGAAGTCGAAGAAGAAGCCCGCCTACGATTTCTACGCCGTCTTCACCGTGCAGGAAGAAGTCGGCCTGCGCGGCGCGAATGTCTCCGCGCTGGAGATCAAGCCGGACTTCGGCTTCGGCCTGGACACCACGATCGCCTACGACGTCCCCGGCTCGACGCCGCAGGAGCGCTGCACGGCGCTGGGCGAGGGCGCGGGCATCAAGATCATGGATAGCTCCGTCATCTGCGACTACCGCATGGTGGCCTACATGAAGAAGACGGCCGACAAGCACCAGATCAAGTGGCAGCCGGAAATCCTCGCCGCGGGCGGCACGGACACCGCCGGCCTGCAGCGCATGGTCCCCGGCGGCTCGATCGCGGGCGCGGTCTCCGTCCCCACGCGCCACATTCACCAGACCATCGAGATGGTGAACAAGCAGGACCTCCAGGCCTCCATCGACCTGCTCGTCGCGTGCGTGTCCGAGCTGGACAAGCACGACTGGAGCTTCTGATGCGCTTCTGATCCATCGAGGCCGCCGCGGCCTCTCGATGGAAAGAGGGGGCGCGGGATTGTTTGCGAACGTCCCTGCGTCCCCGTGTCCCTGTGGGGCGTCGAACTTCAGACGCAGCGGTGAAGCGGGCAGCACGGCCCGCTGGGAGCGCGTGCCACCGGCTCGCTTGGATAGTTCGGCGAAGCGACCATGAAAGCCCGCTATCTGATGATCTCGTGTGAGCAGCTTTTCCCCGAGGTTCCACGTCTCTCCAAGCGGGCCAGTGGCCGCGCGCTCCCAGGGGCACAGGATCGGCGGAGCCGGGAGCGCTGGCTTCAGCCGGCTTGGACAGACCGGCGAACTCCGGGCAAAAGCCGCTTTCCACGGAGCGCCCCGCTGGGAGCGCGTGCCACCGGCTCGCTTGGATAGTTCGGCGAAGCGACCATGCAAGCCCGCTCCCTGATGATCTCTCTCGTGTGAGCAGCTTTTACCCGAGGTTCATGGCTGTCCAAGCGGGCCAGTGGCCACGCGCTCCGAGGGGGGCGAAGGTTTTGGCGGACCTACGCGATCCCGATTTGGCGCTGCACCCGGTCGACCAAAAAAGAAAAGCCGGTGGCAGTTGCCACCGGCTGAGTTTCGAGGTTCGTTTGGAGCGCATGCTTCCATGCCTCTCGGGGACACCATGCAGCCCCCTGCCGATCAGGCAGGTTGGTTCAGCTCTTCCAGCGTGGGGTAGTCGAGGTAGCCTTCCGGGCCGCCGCCGTAGAAGGTGGAGCCGTCGGGCTCGTTGAGCGGGGCGGCGGCGGCGAGGCGCTCGACGAGGTCCGGATTCGCGATGTAGAGGCGGCCGTAGGAAATGGCGTCGGCTTCATTCGCGGCGAGGAGTTCGTCGCCCTGCTCCTTGGTCAGTTCCTGGTTCGCGATGAAGGCTCCGGTGAAGGACTTCCGGATGCTTCTGCTGATGCGCGGATCGGCACCGAGCGGCTCGCGGACGAAGAGGAAGGCGATGCCGCGCGCGGTGGCCTCGCGGGCGATGAAGCCGTAGGTGGCCACGGCATCGGAATCGTCCTCGGTATTCGGCGAGAGGTGCAGGCCCACGCGGTCCGGACCCCAGACGGAGATGGCGGCATCCACGGCCTCCAGCATGAAGCGCGCGCGATTCTCGATGCTGCCGCCGAAGGAATCGGTGCGCACGTTGATGCGGTCGTTCAGGAACTGGTGCGGCAGATAGCCGTTCGCGCCGTGGATCTCCACGCCGTCGAAGCCCGCGGCGAGCGCGTTCTCCGCGGCCTTCCGGTAGTCCTCGATGATGCCGGGGATCTCCGAGAGCTCCAGCGCGCGCGGAGTGACGTGGGGCCGCTGCGGGCGGAGGATGCTGACGTGGCCCGGCGCGGCGATGGCGCTGGCGGACACGGGAAGCTCGCCATCAAGATAATGCGGATCGGAGACGCGACCGACGTGCCAGAGCTGGGCGATGATGCGGCCGCCTGCCTCGTGGACGGCGCTCGTGACCAGCTTCCAGCCTTCCACCTGCTCCGCGGACCAGAGGCCCGGGGTATCCGGGTAGCCCACGCCCTGCGGCGAGATGGAGGTGGCCTCGGAAAGGATGAGTCCGGCGGAACTACGTTGCTTGTAGTACTCGGCCATCATCGCATTCGGCACGCGGCCCTCGCTGGCGCGGCAGCGGGTTAGCGGGGCCATGACGACGCGATTCGGCAGGTCCCATGCGCCGATGCGGACGGGTTCTTGGATCTTTGACATGATGTGCGTTCGGTTCAGTTCTTGAGAGATGCCATGTCGATCACGAAGCGGTACTTCACGTCGCCCTTCAGAAGGCGGTCGTAGGCTTCATTGATCTGCTGGATGGAGATGATCTCGATCTCGCTGGTGATTCCCTTTTCGCCGCAGAAATCGAGCATCTCCTGGGTCTCGGCGATGCCGCCGATGGCGGAGCCGGAGAAGCTGCGGCGTGGCAGCAGGAGATTGAAGGCGGCCACCGGCAGCGGATTCTCCGGCGCGCCCACGAGCGTGAGATTGCCGTCCAGCTTCAGCAGCGAGAGGTAGGCATTGATGTCGTGGTCGGCGGAGACCGCATCGAGGATGAAGTCGAAGCTCATCGCGTGCTTCGCCATGGCATCGGCGTCCTTCGAGATGACCACCTCGTCCGCGCCGAGCTTCAGGCCGTCCTCCACCTTCGACGGCGAGGTGGTGAAGAGCACGGTGTGGGCACCCAGCGCGCGGGCGAATTTCACGCCCATGTGGCCGAGTCCGCCGAGCCCCACGATGCCGACCTTTTGCCCCGGGCCGACCTTCCAGTGATGGAGCGGCGAGTAGGTGGTGATGCCGGCGCAGAGGAGCGGGGCGACGGCGGCGAGGTCGAGATTCGACGGGACCTTCAGCGTGAATGCCTCGTCCACCACGATGGCGTCGGAGTAGCCGCCGTAGGTGATGCCGCCGAGGTGCTTGTCCTGGCCATTGTAGGTGAAGGTGGGGAATTGCAGGCAATACTGCTCCGTGCCGGCCTCGCAGCTCGTGCAGGTGCGGCAGGAGTCCACCATGCAGCCGACGGCGGCGATGTCGCCTTCCTTGAATTTCGTGACGTGCGCGCCGACCTTCGTCACGCGGCCCACGATCTCGTGGCCGGGCACGCAGGGGTAGATGGTGTTGTGCCATTCATTCCGCGCCTGGTGCAGGTCGGAGTGGCAGACGCCGCAGTAGAGGATGTCGATATGGACGTCGTGCGGGCCGGGCTCGCGGCGCTCGATGGAGAGCGGGGCGAGGGCGGAGGAGGCGGTCTGGGCGGCGTAGGCTTTTGAAGTGCTCATGGTGTGGAAGGGGATGGATCGGATTTTTTGAATCAGGGTTTCTCGGTCGGCTCGGCTGACTTTTTGGCGAGTGCCTTGATGACCAGGTCGGCCACAAGCTCACTGGAAGGCGGGTTTTGCCCGGTGATCAGATTGCCATCACGCACGGCGTGGGCGGTGAAGTTCGGCTTCTTGTCGATCTTGGCACCGAGCTCGGCCAGCTTCGACTCGAGGAGGAAGGGCATCTCCTTGTCGAGCTTCACGGCGCGCTCCTCGTCATCGGTGAAGGTGGCGACGGTCTTGCCCGCCACGAGCGGCTTGCCATCGGTGCCCTTCGCGCCGACCAGCGCGGCGGGGCCATGGCAGACGGCGGCGATGATCTTGCCGTCGGCAT
The sequence above is drawn from the Luteolibacter flavescens genome and encodes:
- a CDS encoding M42 family metallopeptidase, translated to MAIDVALLSRICEAPGAPGFEKLIRELVLKEIKGLADEIRIDNMGNVVALKKGRSSAKRSMAAAHMDEIGFIVTHVDDKGFIRFNPLGGFDAKALTSQRVIVHGKKDVLGVMGAKPTHIMQPEDRNKPAKITDYFIDTGLPKKEVDKLVEVGNPVTRWSPLLEMGECVNVKSLDNRVCVYLLIEALRTLAKSKKKPAYDFYAVFTVQEEVGLRGANVSALEIKPDFGFGLDTTIAYDVPGSTPQERCTALGEGAGIKIMDSSVICDYRMVAYMKKTADKHQIKWQPEILAAGGTDTAGLQRMVPGGSIAGAVSVPTRHIHQTIEMVNKQDLQASIDLLVACVSELDKHDWSF
- a CDS encoding alkene reductase yields the protein MSKIQEPVRIGAWDLPNRVVMAPLTRCRASEGRVPNAMMAEYYKQRSSAGLILSEATSISPQGVGYPDTPGLWSAEQVEGWKLVTSAVHEAGGRIIAQLWHVGRVSDPHYLDGELPVSASAIAAPGHVSILRPQRPHVTPRALELSEIPGIIEDYRKAAENALAAGFDGVEIHGANGYLPHQFLNDRINVRTDSFGGSIENRARFMLEAVDAAISVWGPDRVGLHLSPNTEDDSDAVATYGFIAREATARGIAFLFVREPLGADPRISRSIRKSFTGAFIANQELTKEQGDELLAANEADAISYGRLYIANPDLVERLAAAAPLNEPDGSTFYGGGPEGYLDYPTLEELNQPA
- a CDS encoding NAD(P)-dependent alcohol dehydrogenase — encoded protein: MSTSKAYAAQTASSALAPLSIERREPGPHDVHIDILYCGVCHSDLHQARNEWHNTIYPCVPGHEIVGRVTKVGAHVTKFKEGDIAAVGCMVDSCRTCTSCEAGTEQYCLQFPTFTYNGQDKHLGGITYGGYSDAIVVDEAFTLKVPSNLDLAAVAPLLCAGITTYSPLHHWKVGPGQKVGIVGLGGLGHMGVKFARALGAHTVLFTTSPSKVEDGLKLGADEVVISKDADAMAKHAMSFDFILDAVSADHDINAYLSLLKLDGNLTLVGAPENPLPVAAFNLLLPRRSFSGSAIGGIAETQEMLDFCGEKGITSEIEIISIQQINEAYDRLLKGDVKYRFVIDMASLKN